A genomic window from Gossypium hirsutum isolate 1008001.06 chromosome D10, Gossypium_hirsutum_v2.1, whole genome shotgun sequence includes:
- the LOC107914881 gene encoding pentatricopeptide repeat-containing protein At3g22690, whose protein sequence is MAATSLSPVITSQALKDLTNQTLPKTNDSSPTGSLKDCRNLTELRKLHCQIAKQGLIHRPSTVAKLISTCTALGTFESLVYAKNILNQFRYDNQNDGTLFMYNSLIRGYSSIGLGKEAIRVYLEMLSLGISPDKYTFPYLLSACTKISATAEGFQVHGSVIKMGFQGDMFILNSLIHFYADCGEIVMGQKVFDEMIDRNVVSWTSLICGYARSGLAKEAVELFFEMVEEGTRPNSVTMVCVISACAKLRDLELGERVRGYISSLGVKVNTLMVNSLVDMYMKCGAFDTAKRLFDECEQKNLVVCNTIMSNYVHSGMVREALFILEEMLRQRLVPDRVSILSTISVSAQLGSIFLGKCCHAYVLRNGLEGWDSISNALIDMYMKCGKQEVAFAVFHRMANKTVVSWNSVMAGYIRNGDLSSAWEVFNNMPESDLVSWNTIISALVQESMFEQAIELFRTMQNKGIKADRVTMVSIASACGYLGALHLAKWIHAYIKMNKIPCDIRLSTALVDMFARCGDPSTAMKIFNNIENRDVSAWTAAIGAMAMEGNGNQAIELFNKMLRQGVKPDGVVFVGLLTACSHGGLVEQGRDIFKSMTSVHKISPQIVHYGCMVDLLGRAGFLEEALDLIKLMPMEPNDVIWGSLLAACRMHRNIDMAGYATERMKELASDRTGIQVLLSNIYASAGKWTDVAKVRRQLKEKGARKVPGSSSIEVNGQIHEFTSGDESHPEMMHIAAMLDEMHCRVEAAGHAPDLSNVLLNVDEEEKEYVLSRHSEKLAIAFGLISTDQGTSIRVVKNLRICSDCHSFAKLVSKTYNREIIVRDNNRFHFFQRGFCSCNDYW, encoded by the coding sequence ATGGCGGCAACCTCTCTGTCTCCTGTAATAACTTCTCAAGCCTTAAAAGATCTCACAAACCAAACCCTACCCAAAACCAATGACTCCTCTCCGACTGGTTCTTTGAAAGATTGCAGAAACCTGACTGAACTCAGAAAACTGCACTGTCAAATCGCTAAGCAAGGACTAATTCACCGTCCCTCTACTGTAGCGAAGCTTATCTCAACATGTACTGCGTTGGGTACTTTTGAGAGCTTAGTTTATGCTAAAAATATCTTAAATCAATTTAGATACGATAATCAAAATGATGGTACTTTGTTTATGTACAATTCACTGATTAGAGGTTATTCTTCTATTGGTCTTGGCAAGGAAGCTATCCGGGTGTATCTTGAAATGCTGAGTCTGGGCATTTCGCCTGATAAATACACGTTCCCCTACTTACTAAGTGCGTGCACAAAAATTTCAGCGACTGCTGAGGGTTTTCAGGTTCATGGATCGGTTATAAAAATGGGTTTTCAAGGAgatatgtttatattgaattctTTGATTCACTTCTATGCAGACTGTGGGGAAATTGTGATGGGACAAAAGGTGTTCGATGAAATGATTGACAGAAATGTTGTATCTTGGACCAGTTTGATTTGTGGTTATGCAAGGTCTGGTTTGGCTAAGGAGGCTGTTGAATTGTTTTTTGAGATGGTGGAGGAAGGTACTAGGCCGAATTCAGTTACGATGGTTTGTGTAATTTCTGCCTGTGCAAAGTTGAGGGATCTTGAATTGGGTGAGAGAGTGCGTGGATACATTAGTAGCTTGGGAGTGAAAGTTAATACTTTAATGGTGAATTCGCTTGTGGATATGTATATGAAATGCGGTGCTTTTGATACTGCAAAGCGGCTGTTTGATGAATGTGAACAGAAAAATTTGGTTGTTTGCAATACAATAATGTCAAATTATGTGCATTCCGGGATGGTGAGGGAAGCACTCTTTATCTTGGAGGAAATGCTGAGACAGAGGCTGGTGCCTGATAGGGTTTCTATATTATCTACAATCTCAGTGTCTGCGCAACTAGGCAGCATTTTTTTGGGAAAATGTTGTCATGCTTATGTTTTGAGGAATGGACTTGAAGGTTGGGATAGTATTTCAAATGCTCTAATTGACATGTACATGAAGTGTGGTAAACAGGAAGTGGCATTTGCGGTTTTTCATCGCATGGCTAACAAGACAGTTGTATCATGGAATTCGGTAATGGCTGGTTATATTAGAAATGGTGATCTCAGTTCAGCTTGGGAAGTTTTCAACAATATGCCAGAGAGTGATCTTGTGTCTTGGAACACTATAATCAGTGCTTTGGTACAAGAGAGCATGTTCGAACAAGCCATTGAACTTTTTCGAACAATGCAAAATAAAGGAATAAAAGCAGATAGGGTGACTATGGTGAGTATTGCATCTGCCTGTGGATATTTAGGAGCACTTCATCTTGCCAAGTGGATCCATGCTTAtatcaaaatgaacaaaattcccTGTGACATTCGTCTAAGTACAGCTTTAGTTGATATGTTCGCTAGGTGTGGTGATCCTTCAACTGCAATGAAGATCTTCAATAACATAGAAAACAGAGATGTGTCGGCTTGGACTGCTGCCATTGGAGCAATGGCTATGGAGGGAAACGGCAATCAAGCTATTGAGCTTTTCAACAAGATGCTTCGACAAGGAGTCAAACCTGATGGAGTAGTATTTGTGGGGTTGCTAACAGCCTGCAGCCATGGAGGGTTAGTCGAGCAAGGGCGAGATATTTTCAAGTCGATGACGTCAGTCCACAAAATCTCTCCCCAAATTGTGCACTATGGGTGTATGGTTGATCTGCTAGGCCGTGCTGGATTCTTGGAAGAAGCTCTAGATCTCATAAAATTAATGCCAATGGAGCCTAATGATGTAATTTGGGGGTCTCTTTTAGCAGCATGCAGGATGCACAGAAATATTGATATGGCAGGATATGCAACTGAAAGGATGAAAGAATTAGCTTCTGACAGAACTGGTATCCAGGTGCTTCTGTCTAACATATATGCCTCTGCTGGGAAATGGACTGATGTTGCAAAGGTGAGGCGGCAGTTGAAAGAGAAGGGGGCTCGAAAAGTGCCTGGATCAAGCTCAATAGAGGTAAATGGACAAATTCATGAGTTCACTTCGGGTGATGAATCCCATCCAGAAATGATGCACATAGCTGCAATGCTAGATGAAATGCACTGCAGAGTGGAGGCTGCTGGACATGCTCCAGATCTTAGTAATGTTCTACTTAATGTTGACGAGGAGGAGAAAGAATACGTACTTAGTAGACATAGTGAAAAACTAGCAATTGCATTTGGGCTAATCAGCACCGATCAGGGCACATCGATCCGGGTTGTTAAGAATCTTCGAATCTGTTCTGACTGCCATTCATTTGCCAAATTAGTGTCAAAAACTTATAACAGAGAGATTATTGTGCGAGATAATAACAGATTTCATTTCTTTCAGAGAGGGTTCTGTTCTTGTAACGACTATTGGTGA